The Elaeis guineensis isolate ETL-2024a chromosome 3, EG11, whole genome shotgun sequence region GCAGGTGTTCGGCGTTTTTCTTTTGGATTTGTGTCATCTCCAGCATACCGATCTGAGTTGTTTGAATATTTATATGTGGGAGGGAAGTATATTCTTCCTTCCTTCCATCCCTCAAAGACTCGGCCACATCTTTGCTCTATCCGAAGCtgtttattcaaaaataaaaggTTTGGACCACAGATGAATAATTTATAGATTAGAAGAATCATGCCTTTCTCTAAAACACATGAAATCTTCCTTCACCAAAACTTCATATAAAGAAGATAAAGTAAAGCATGAGAAGAAACAAAGCATTATCTATACCTACAAGAAATATTCTACCCTTTGGAAAGAGTTTCATTGCTTTGAAAATCGTGGTAAGATGGATGGCCTTTTAAAAAAACTGAGAGATTACCCCACTACCTGATCTTTTTCCAGCAATGCTTTCCAGTTGCGCATTTCAACAAGAGCCTTTGCAGAGCGATATGAAAGAGCAATTCGGTAATTCAAATCTCCAAGCCATATAATTCGGCTACAAATAAGCAGGAAATATGGGAGCAACTATTAGAAAATAAGTGAATATTGATCTCATTTAGTTGGCTACAGAGCAGAAATTAGCTTACTCATGTGCAAGGATAGTTTCAGGTGACCTCTCATCGCCTAGCCCATGGACTCGTGGGAACCTCGTCTTTCTCAGGATCTCCATGACATCAGAATTCCTCCGTAGCTCATCCCCCTCCTTCTGCCCTGAGGTCAAATGGCAGCAGATGAAGCAGAAGCTTGTTTGGTGCAAAGACATGCTAATCGAAATTGAACCCTGGAAGGAAAAgttaaagattgtcttctctAAATAAATTTTTCACAAAACAAGTGTTATTAAAACACAAAATTTTGCTCTAAATAGAAACTGAAAATCATAGCAAAAGCTTTACCAAGTATAGAAGAAAATCATTATCTCCAAACTAAGTACACCTAATATAATTCAAGATATAACTCCACTGGGAAATATATGAGCTTATCGAATACCTGAGGTAGCAAAGGTAAGCCTACTAATTACCAAACACATACAAGGATGCATAGGatatagataaaaataaataGCACTTTACCTTGTTTCCAAGATAACCCATCAATCCTCTTCCAACGCAAGAGACTTTCAAGTTCCTTATGTCATCCCTTATTTCGCTCCGCACCCAGATCGTGAGAAATATCCCTACCATCTGCTTGCTTGCAACTAGACAATATCTAGTATTGCaacaaagattgaatttaagatgAAGACAAGGAACTTGTATGTAACTCACTGATGAACTTGGAGAAAGAAtgatcataacatagaagttacATCCAAAATCAATTACAAAGGGTTGCAGGAGTAGAAACAAAGTAAGCAGGATAATACGACATACAGATATTCAATTGAATCAGAGAATGCAATCTTCTGAGGGATTACCTAGACTGTCCTCCTGGTCTGTCTCTCTCCTCCACTGATGAGGTTGCACCATAACCATAAGATTTTGGTGAGAAGAAGACAGTACTGGGTGATTCCCCCCCAACGTTCTCATCATCATCAGACCCATTCCATCTGAAATTAGGATCAAAATCACTTGGCCTGCTACCAAACATAACCCGATCACAGACACTGTAGCGGCGCTCCAGCCTTGGTTGTGGGGCCATGATATCTCCATCAACTCTCATACTACGACTCAGGGATTGGAATGAGCGGCGGTGGAAGAAAGATGAATTCCTTTGCCTTGATGATGAGCCTTCAAAATCATCATCGAGCTCCACAACCGGGTTCGGAATAGGAGAGGGGGTCTGGTAGCTGCCATTGCTGCTACTGCTACCAGGAAGATTGTTCAGTGTCCTTCGGATGAGAGCCACCCATTTCTTTGCAGGGCCATTGTCTTCTGTACCGAGAACATTCCCCGCATTCAGAGGTACAATTTCCTGAAATCTGAGAAACCCAACGGGCTCGAGTTAGCTGGTTGAAGGTCCATAACTTGTTCCTGGAATACTCAAAGATTCAATAATATATGTAAAGAGAGGAATATACCCCAAAACATATATATCTGCAGGAGGTGAGGCATGGAGCCAATCCTCAAGATTCAAACAATTTGGTGGGGACTTCCCACCTACATTCCAAGTTGCGACCAATATCCTGCTCACCAAAGAGAGCACTCCAGTGAGAATTAGCATCCTATACTTGGGAAACACAGAAAGTAAGTTCTCAgaggtttttgatttgaattgCCTGTAGTCCAGAGTCTCTGTGACTTCAGCTGCATCGAGGTCAATCTTTCCTCGCCGAGCTTGATCAGGATTCCTCTTACACAATCTCTCTGAGGGCTCAATTGGAAAAATATAGTGAGAAAAGTAGGACACCCGAGTAGGCAGACAATTCAaaggaattttgaaaagaatgaaacaaaaagaaaagctaacAGCTGATTTGATGTGGTCCAAAGCTGTTAGTCTGGGAGCATGGCACTGTGTAACCTGTTTTGCTTTTCTTGACTGTGTATGTCTCCCTCTCCGAGAAgctgctcctccattcatcttcaCCTCCTGAAAAGAACACACAGTtcgaaaaaaaacaaaaaaagaggaagatgaagaagaattAAGCATTAAAGTGTTTTCTTTTAGCCTTTCATTTTttaagaagaggaaaagaaaaaccaGTTGTCACTGAACAACCAAATGTGATAATTAACAGAAAACTAAGACGCAAACCCGAgtattgagaaaaaaatataagaaaagattggactaataaaaatcaaatccagAAGTCAGTCAGAAGCCAACAGAAGatccaatgaactttgtactgtTTCAGAAATGGAGCTAATATCCTTGACTAAGACACTAGGAAGAATGAGCCAAACCACTACTAAAAAGTAAAGAAATGATCCCAAATGCCAGAAAAGAACTGTGAGATGAACAGGAACAAGAGGGAGCTACCTCGGCTGACGATATCATCTGCATGAAAGTCCTGAGATTTGCTCTTGATGTTGAACCATTTCCTAACCAGAGACTTGGACCATGAGAGCTTCTCCCacataaaaaagagaaagaacaggattaaattaaaaatctaagagaCACAATGCAGCGACTCCTCTAAAAGATTATTCAACAGACAACTAGAAGCACTCAAAACACCTTGCTTTTCTTTGAATTCTCATCTCTCATTGTTTCAGAACACCCTCATACAGCAAAGCAATGGTTTCCCCTTCCCCTCCTATAGCTCTCCACGAATTTAGGGCCTCAGTTGGAATGAATGAAGGGAGGAAAGCAGTAAAAATTGGATCTTTTTCTAAGTTTTACCAAAAAGAAGATG contains the following coding sequences:
- the LOC105042321 gene encoding type I inositol polyphosphate 5-phosphatase 4 isoform X1, which gives rise to MRIQRKASSHGPSLWLGNGSTSRANLRTFMQMISSAEEVKMNGGAASRRGRHTQSRKAKQVTQCHAPRLTALDHIKSAVSFSFCFILFKIPLNCLPTRVSYFSHYIFPIEPSERLCKRNPDQARRGKIDLDAAEVTETLDYRILVATWNVGGKSPPNCLNLEDWLHASPPADIYVLGFQEIVPLNAGNVLGTEDNGPAKKWVALIRRTLNNLPGSSSSNGSYQTPSPIPNPVVELDDDFEGSSSRQRNSSFFHRRSFQSLSRSMRVDGDIMAPQPRLERRYSVCDRVMFGSRPSDFDPNFRWNGSDDDENVGGESPSTVFFSPKSYGYGATSSVEERDRPGGQSRYCLVASKQMVGIFLTIWVRSEIRDDIRNLKVSCVGRGLMGYLGNKGSISISMSLHQTSFCFICCHLTSGQKEGDELRRNSDVMEILRKTRFPRVHGLGDERSPETILAHDRIIWLGDLNYRIALSYRSAKALVEMRNWKALLEKDQLRIEQRCGRVFEGWKEGRIYFPPTYKYSNNSDRYAGDDTNPKEKRRTPAWCDRILWYGRGLNQLSYVRGESKFSDHRPVYSIFMAEVESINPSRIQNLSCSSSGVDIEELLPYSHGYTELSFF
- the LOC105042321 gene encoding type IV inositol polyphosphate 5-phosphatase 7 isoform X2 gives rise to the protein MRDENSKKSKLSWSKSLVRKWFNIKSKSQDFHADDIVSRGGEDEWRSSFSERETYTVKKSKTERLCKRNPDQARRGKIDLDAAEVTETLDYRILVATWNVGGKSPPNCLNLEDWLHASPPADIYVLGFQEIVPLNAGNVLGTEDNGPAKKWVALIRRTLNNLPGSSSSNGSYQTPSPIPNPVVELDDDFEGSSSRQRNSSFFHRRSFQSLSRSMRVDGDIMAPQPRLERRYSVCDRVMFGSRPSDFDPNFRWNGSDDDENVGGESPSTVFFSPKSYGYGATSSVEERDRPGGQSRYCLVASKQMVGIFLTIWVRSEIRDDIRNLKVSCVGRGLMGYLGNKGSISISMSLHQTSFCFICCHLTSGQKEGDELRRNSDVMEILRKTRFPRVHGLGDERSPETILAHDRIIWLGDLNYRIALSYRSAKALVEMRNWKALLEKDQLRIEQRCGRVFEGWKEGRIYFPPTYKYSNNSDRYAGDDTNPKEKRRTPAWCDRILWYGRGLNQLSYVRGESKFSDHRPVYSIFMAEVESINPSRIQNLSCSSSGVDIEELLPYSHGYTELSFF